In one window of Candidatus Cloacimonas sp. DNA:
- a CDS encoding radical SAM protein yields MIKYKHLFGPVMSRRLGISLGIDLVPYKYCPLNCVYCEVQRTTHLVTQREAFFDTKEILAELDNFMSTQPHLDYITFSGAGEPTLNSSLGEIVAYIKANYPAYKLALLTNGILFSEEEVRREVLSCDIVLPSLDSATQEGFEKINRPCAGLQVQDLIEGLVQFRMEYKGTLWLEVFLVPGINDNLEELNALAKAINKIKPDLVQLNCLDRPGTEDWVKPLSLNTLKHIKAELKDIVSVPVEIIAKVKYPQMETQPDAEVIEILHNTLKRRPSTAEDLSAMLNIHINEISKVLRQLYLEKKISAQRESRGVFYKWTS; encoded by the coding sequence ATGATTAAGTATAAACACCTTTTCGGACCCGTGATGTCCCGTCGTTTAGGTATCTCTCTGGGAATTGATCTTGTTCCTTATAAATATTGTCCCTTAAACTGTGTTTATTGTGAAGTGCAAAGAACTACCCATTTAGTAACGCAGAGAGAGGCATTTTTTGATACGAAAGAAATATTGGCTGAACTGGATAATTTTATGTCCACCCAGCCGCATTTGGATTATATTACTTTCTCCGGAGCGGGCGAACCAACTTTGAACAGTTCTTTGGGAGAAATTGTAGCATATATCAAAGCCAATTATCCAGCATATAAACTTGCTCTACTTACCAATGGCATTCTTTTTTCGGAGGAAGAAGTTCGGCGTGAAGTTCTTTCCTGTGATATTGTTTTACCTTCGTTGGATTCTGCCACGCAAGAGGGTTTTGAAAAAATCAACCGTCCTTGTGCAGGGCTTCAAGTGCAAGATTTAATTGAAGGTTTAGTTCAATTTAGGATGGAATATAAAGGCACGCTCTGGTTGGAAGTTTTTTTGGTGCCCGGCATAAATGATAATTTAGAAGAGCTTAACGCTTTAGCGAAAGCAATAAATAAGATCAAACCAGATTTAGTGCAATTAAATTGTTTGGATAGGCCTGGGACGGAAGATTGGGTTAAGCCATTATCTTTAAATACGCTTAAGCATATTAAAGCCGAATTGAAGGATATTGTAAGTGTGCCAGTAGAAATTATTGCCAAAGTTAAATATCCGCAAATGGAAACGCAACCGGATGCAGAAGTTATTGAAATTTTGCATAATACGCTTAAAAGACGACCCTCAACCGCAGAAGACCTTTCTGCGATGTTAAATATCCACATCAACGAAATTAGTAAAGTGCTCCGTCAATTGTATCTGGAAAAGAAAATATCTGCTCAACGAGAAAGCAGGGGAGTTTTTTATAAATGGACTTCTTAA
- the ispD gene encoding 2-C-methyl-D-erythritol 4-phosphate cytidylyltransferase, with protein MDFLNNTTAIITAAGSGKRLPGDRKKQFRELSGIPILIRSMEPFMASELIDNIIVTAPEEDILKTEALIEQWFEGMGKPHKVIAGGAERQDSVYYALQQCPEGTEYVAIHDGVRPFVTLELIELLFAAVIIDKAVIPAGKLKHTVMEIEGDYAVKAINRNHLINVFTPQVFAYSLIMEAYQQAYKDNYFSTDDASLIQHLGLQVRYIWDNDFNLKITDEADLFFAKQLIEKNKI; from the coding sequence ATGGACTTCTTAAATAATACAACTGCCATAATAACGGCTGCGGGAAGTGGAAAACGCCTTCCGGGAGATAGGAAAAAGCAGTTTAGAGAACTATCGGGCATCCCAATTTTAATCAGGAGTATGGAACCATTTATGGCTTCAGAATTGATCGATAATATTATCGTGACTGCTCCGGAAGAAGATATTTTAAAGACAGAAGCGCTTATAGAACAGTGGTTTGAAGGGATGGGAAAACCGCATAAAGTTATTGCCGGTGGGGCAGAACGCCAAGATTCAGTTTATTACGCTTTGCAGCAATGTCCGGAAGGAACAGAATATGTTGCCATCCACGATGGAGTAAGACCTTTTGTTACACTGGAATTGATAGAACTGCTTTTTGCCGCCGTGATTATTGATAAAGCGGTTATTCCAGCTGGAAAATTAAAACATACGGTTATGGAGATTGAAGGTGATTATGCAGTTAAAGCTATAAACCGTAATCATTTGATCAATGTTTTCACACCTCAGGTTTTTGCCTATTCATTAATAATGGAGGCATATCAACAGGCATATAAGGATAATTATTTTTCTACCGACGATGCTTCATTAATCCAACATCTGGGGTTGCAGGTTCGCTATATTTGGGATAATGATTTCAATTTGAAAATTACCGATGAAGCAGACCTGTTTTTTGCCAAGCAGTTAATTGAAAAAAATAAGATATAG